Below is a window of Rhizobium jaguaris DNA.
GGAAAAGAAAGGGGCGATCCTACTGCGCAACGGTTCTGTCAAACCAGCGGTTTCTCGATCCCACCCCTCCCGCCGTCTGTGGGTGTTCAGGCCCACAGGCGGCAATCCATTGTCGCCTCAAAACAAGACAAAGTCATAAGACAAGCGGTTTTCCGTCCGAGATGCGTAAAAACAAAGGAATAGAACGGGAAAGCGATTCCGTGAAACGCTAGGCGCCGGCCTAACAGTCATCGGGAACGAAATTCCCGATGACTGGAGACCGTTATTCCGCGGCGATCGCCGCCGCATTCTGACTTTCGACCAGGAACGGCTCGGTGCGCACCGGCAGCGCCGGCACATCCATATGATCCGGACCGAGGCCTTGTCTGGCGCGTCCGGCCATCATTTCGTAGGCCGTCTCCAGGTGATTGGTGAAGCGCTCGGCGTCGAAGAGCGGCATTATGTAGCGATTGGCGGTCAATGTTTCCTTGAGCGCGGCAATACGCCCCGGCTGGCTTGCAAGTTCGACGGCCATATCTTCATAGGCCTGGACGTCGGCGGCGACCAAGTCCGGCACGCCGATGGCGGTGAGCAGGCTTTCGCTGACGCGCGAGGCGAAGTTCGTGCCCTTCATCGTCAACACCGGCAAACCGCCCCAGAGCTGTTCCGAGGTCGTCGTATGGCCGTTTACCGGGAAGGTATCGAGACCGAGGTCGGCAAGCTGCTGGCGGTCGATGTGATCCTCATAGTGGATACGGGTGGTGAAGATGACGCGCTTGCGGTTGACGCCTCGCGCCTCCAGACGTGCCCAGAGATTGGCCTCGGCACGAGGGCCGTTGCAGAGCAGCCAGAGCACGCTGTTCTTGGTGCGCTTTAGGATGTTGCACCAGACATCGATCATGTGTGAGGTGATCTTGCGGTTGCCGTTGAACGAGGCGAACACGAAGGCATCTTCCGGCAGCTCGTGCTGTGCGCGGGTCGTCGGCCGCGGCTTCGGGCGATACAGCGGATCGTTCGGCTGATAGCACTCGGGCAGGCGGCAGAATTTCTCATGGAAATGCGGTTTGGAATGGTCCGGCAAGACGTAGGGATCGCCGATGATGTAGTCGAGGTCGATGTTGACCGCCGAGCCGGGAAAGCCGAGCCATGCCGTCTGGATCGGTGCGGCCATATGGTTGAGGATGCGGACGCGGCTATCCTTGGTATGCCCTTTGATATCGACCAGAATGTCGATCCCACGGGCGCGAATTGCCTCCGCCGCGGCCTGATTGGAGAGGCTGCGGATATCGACCATGGTGCCCCATTTCGAATAGTCGAAGTCTTCCGCATGCTGCGACGACAAGGGCGAATGGTCGAAGAGGGTAATCTCGAACCGGTCCCTGTCGTGCAGTTCCAGTGTCCGCTGTAAGAGCTTCATTGTCGCGTGGCCTGGCCAGAAGTCCGATGAGAGATAGCCGATGCGAATCTTGTCGCCCCATCTATGCGGCGCCTTGCGGCGCGCCTCTGCGTGTCCAACAGGCAGAGGCGCCGTGTCGTGTACCGCAAACTTGTTGATCGCTTCGTCGCCGCACCAGTGCAGATGGAAGAAGGGATTGTCCGGTCTGACATAATCAAGGCTTCCCTTGGCGAGCGAGGCGAGAACCGGCGCCATATGTTTGTCGACCGTTGCGAGATCGGACAATTCGCGGGCAAAGATTAAATAAAGCGTGCGAAAGATGATGTTGTCGGGATGCTTCTTGAACAGCGTGGCGACAATGTGCCGGTTGCCCTCGTCATAGAGGTCATCGGTCAACAGCTTTGCAGCCATCATCCGATGCTTGAGTTCCGGTCCCTCGACCAGGACGGTCTTGAAGCCGGCCAGCAAATCCTTTTGCTGACGGCTCAGAAAGATGCTGGAAAGGGCATAGGCGAGCTCGGGGTCCTTGAACGCTTGAGGCAGGATCAGGCTTCCGATCGAAAGCGTTGCGTCTTCATCGCCGCCGGCGAAATGCAGCAGCAAGGCTTCCCGCAAATAGTCTTCGCGGTAGGGCTTTTGCCTGCCTGCCAGTTCGTACGATCTGGCCGCGTCCGATTTGAAGCCGAGCTTAAGCAGCGTCTTTGCCAGCAGGGCATAGGTCCTCGGTGATGTATCGACATTGAGCAACTCGTTCAGTGTTTCGAGCGCGCGCGTATATTGCCCCTTTTGATAGAGGCTGGACGCTGTCGCAAAGGCGTTTTTCGTATTCACGAGCGAGGACTCCGAGCGAATGTTGAACAGCCCCGGCGAAGGCCGAGGACCGTCATCATGGATTCGTGGGATCATCGCCCACGTAGCTTGCCTGAAACCGAAGCATCTGTGACACCATACCTTTACGCCTCGTTAGCTACGTTGCAGCTGGCCGTTTTTACGGGGTCCGTGTTTAAGAAATTCGCAAGTAATGCGTGCGAGTTTACCTGCGACATGACGGGTTTGGTCCGCTAGGAAATGGGGCCGAGGAGCATGAAGCCGCTCCGTCATCGCCGGTATTCGAAGTCCGGTATGTCCTCCTTTTCGTATTCAGTTTCCAGGGGACACACTCATGACCAGCATTGTAACCAACAATTCCGCTATGGCCGCTCTGCAGACGCTGCAGGGCATCCAAAGCAACCTGCAGAGCACGCAGAGCGCCGTCTCGTCCGGCCTGCGCATCTCCAAGGCTTCCGATAACGCCGCCTATTGGTCGATCGCCACCACGATGAAGTCCGACACCAGCGCCATCGGCGCCGTTTCCGACGCCCTCGGCCTCGGTGCTGCCAAGGTCGACACGGCGACCACCGCAGTCACCAGCGCGCTCGACGTCGTCAGCTCGATCAAGTCCAAGCTTGTCACCGCCATGGAAGGCTCGGTTGACAAGGGTCAGGTCCAGGAAGAAATCGGCCAGTTGCAGCAGCAGCTGCAGAGCGTCGCTCAGTCTGCTTCGTTCAACGGCGAAAACTGGGTCATGGCGGCCAACGGCGGCTCCGCATCGGTTGTTTCGTCCTTCATCCGCGGCACCAACGGCACCGTTTCGGTCAGCACCACGTCTTACGAATTCAACACCGGCGCAACGGGCAACGTTCTGTTTGGCGCCGATGCAAGCGGCAACATCCAAACGAGCTCAGGTATTCTCGGTTCTCAGTCGACCATCGGCGGCAAGCAGTTCTCTGTCTTCAGCCTCGACATCACCGGCATGACCGGCGGCGAAATCTCCAGCGCCCTGAATATGGTTCAGACCGCTCTGAACTCCATGACCAGCATGGGTTCGAAGCTCGGCTCGATCTCCAGCCGTATCGACCTGCAGACGACCTTCGCCTCGTCGCTGTCGGGCTCGATCGAATCGGGCGTCGGCAAGCTCGTCGATGCCAACATGGAGCAGGAATCGAGCAAGCTCTCTGCTCTGCAGACGCAGCAGCAGCTGGCAATCCAGTCGCTCTCGATTGCCAACTCCTCCACGCAGTCGATCCTGTCGCTGTTCCGTTAAGAAGAAGGACTGGCGCGCGACGCCAGCCGAAATTTCTAAACAGCAAGTTAACCGCGCCTCTCTAAGGCGCGGTTTTTTTATGCTTTTCTGCCGGGGCTGGTTCAGGTTTTCTTAACTATATTGCTGTTTTCTAAGACCATTGAAACGGCGAGTTAACCTTAACAGATTGGGTTAACAGGCATGATGCTGAGTGCCGTTACCGGTTTTTAGGTCCGGAATGTCCCTTAACCAACCGCTGCCAAAGGGGCAAAATATTATGACGAGCATTCTTACCAACAACGCCGCAATGGCCGCCCTGCAGACGCTGCGCGGCATCAGCACCAACCTGCAGAGCACGCAGAACGCCGTTTCGTCCGGTCTGCGCATCTCCAAGGCTTCCGATAACGCCGCCTATTGGTCGATCGCCACCACGATGAAGTCCGACACCAGCGCCATCGGCGCCGTTTCCGACGCCCTCGGCCTCGGTGCTGCCAAGGTCGACACGGCGACCACCGCAGTCACCAGCGCGCTCGACATCGTCAGCTCGATCAAGTCCAAGCTTGTCACCGCCATGGAAGGCTCGGTTGACAAGGGTCAGGTCCAGGAAGAAATCGGCCAGTTGCAGCAGCAGCTCCAGAGCGTCGCTCAGTCTGCTTCGTTCAACGGCGAAAACTGGGTCATGGCTGCAAGCGGCGGCTCGGCATCTGTCGTTTCGTCCTTCATCCGCGGCACCAACGGCACCGTTTCGGTCAGCACCACGTCCTACGAATTCAACGCCGGCGCGACGGGCAACGTTCTGTTCGGCACGAAGGCAGACGGCTCGATCGATACCGCTTCGGGTATTCTCGGCACCGTATCCGGCACCTTCTCTGTGTTCAGCCTGGACATCACCGGCATGACCGGCGGCCAGATCTCCAGCGCCCTCAACATGGTTCAGACCGCTCTGAACTCGATGACCAGCATGGGTTCGCGCCTCGGCTCGATTTCGACCCGTATCGACCTGCAGACGACCTTCGCCTCGTCGCTGTCGGGCTCGATCGAATCGGGCGTTGGCAAGCTCGTCGATGCCAACATGGAGCAGGAATCGAGCAAGCTCTCTGCTCTGCAGACGCAGCAGCAGCTGGCCGTCCAGTCGCTCTCGATCGCCAACTCCTCGACGCAGAACATCCTGTCGCTGTTCCGTTAATAGGAAGAACCGGCGCGTCGCGCCGGTCGAAGTTCCGAACCAGCAGATTCACCGCGCCTTCCCAGAAGGCGCGGTTTTGTTTCTTCAGGGCCTCTGCCGTATGCATTTCG
It encodes the following:
- a CDS encoding CDC27 family protein, with the translated sequence MNTKNAFATASSLYQKGQYTRALETLNELLNVDTSPRTYALLAKTLLKLGFKSDAARSYELAGRQKPYREDYLREALLLHFAGGDEDATLSIGSLILPQAFKDPELAYALSSIFLSRQQKDLLAGFKTVLVEGPELKHRMMAAKLLTDDLYDEGNRHIVATLFKKHPDNIIFRTLYLIFARELSDLATVDKHMAPVLASLAKGSLDYVRPDNPFFHLHWCGDEAINKFAVHDTAPLPVGHAEARRKAPHRWGDKIRIGYLSSDFWPGHATMKLLQRTLELHDRDRFEITLFDHSPLSSQHAEDFDYSKWGTMVDIRSLSNQAAAEAIRARGIDILVDIKGHTKDSRVRILNHMAAPIQTAWLGFPGSAVNIDLDYIIGDPYVLPDHSKPHFHEKFCRLPECYQPNDPLYRPKPRPTTRAQHELPEDAFVFASFNGNRKITSHMIDVWCNILKRTKNSVLWLLCNGPRAEANLWARLEARGVNRKRVIFTTRIHYEDHIDRQQLADLGLDTFPVNGHTTTSEQLWGGLPVLTMKGTNFASRVSESLLTAIGVPDLVAADVQAYEDMAVELASQPGRIAALKETLTANRYIMPLFDAERFTNHLETAYEMMAGRARQGLGPDHMDVPALPVRTEPFLVESQNAAAIAAE
- a CDS encoding flagellin produces the protein MTSIVTNNSAMAALQTLQGIQSNLQSTQSAVSSGLRISKASDNAAYWSIATTMKSDTSAIGAVSDALGLGAAKVDTATTAVTSALDVVSSIKSKLVTAMEGSVDKGQVQEEIGQLQQQLQSVAQSASFNGENWVMAANGGSASVVSSFIRGTNGTVSVSTTSYEFNTGATGNVLFGADASGNIQTSSGILGSQSTIGGKQFSVFSLDITGMTGGEISSALNMVQTALNSMTSMGSKLGSISSRIDLQTTFASSLSGSIESGVGKLVDANMEQESSKLSALQTQQQLAIQSLSIANSSTQSILSLFR
- a CDS encoding flagellin, with product MTSILTNNAAMAALQTLRGISTNLQSTQNAVSSGLRISKASDNAAYWSIATTMKSDTSAIGAVSDALGLGAAKVDTATTAVTSALDIVSSIKSKLVTAMEGSVDKGQVQEEIGQLQQQLQSVAQSASFNGENWVMAASGGSASVVSSFIRGTNGTVSVSTTSYEFNAGATGNVLFGTKADGSIDTASGILGTVSGTFSVFSLDITGMTGGQISSALNMVQTALNSMTSMGSRLGSISTRIDLQTTFASSLSGSIESGVGKLVDANMEQESSKLSALQTQQQLAVQSLSIANSSTQNILSLFR